The Erigeron canadensis isolate Cc75 chromosome 1, C_canadensis_v1, whole genome shotgun sequence genome segment TAAATGGTCTCCTGTATCGGTTTTCAAACCCTGTTTTTTGTCGTTTCAAAATGTTTGCTTAAGgtgatttgaatttgaaaactTTTGTAATTGATACTAGAATGCATGACCATGTTTGTGCCTGTGGttcaaataaaaatgatatctTTGATTAAAACAAACTTTAGGTTTAAATTCTAGTCGGAGTGGACAAACTCGTATTCTCAAGTGGGCTCATTAGCCTGGTTTATTTGAGCCATCAAGCATTTGATTAAGAGCGCGTGAGTGAGAGCGAGAGTGGTGATGAGAAATGAGAAGTGAAATGATAGGATATCATGTAAGGTGATGAGAAGGGGCCACAACGATCTTATTGATTTGATATTAGAATCTTGATGGGTGGCGCGTGGTGATTAAACAGAAACCAAATATGGGAGAAGTTTTTAGCAATTAGCACCTCCAGCCAGGCCCCAGGTCCCCAACCCAAAGCCCATTaactttgttttctttcttttccatcATCCCCCATCCCCACTTACCCCTCTTTGAAGtgactatttttgttttaaatttcaatttcttgttgTTAACTACGTAATTGCTAATTCAGTAAAGAAAACAACACTGCAAGCTGATAACGGCTTATTTTATAAGTAAAAATACGAGACTATAAATATTTTCTGTGTGCATGCTTAGACTAGCAAAAATACGAGACTATAAATACTTCTATTTTATACGATCGATGATGCTTGTATCTGCCTGCTTATTTCAATGTTAGTGTGTAAATTTTAGTATACACATTGGATAAGTCCTAAGAACTTTGATTTGAATTACGATATACTTTTCGATGTAAAGAATCAATAACCATTTAAGGATTGCGTGGGCAGAAATATATGACCTCAAATAGATGTTCAATTAAAGCCTCATTTGTGTCTCGGATTTGAAAGTTTGTTCCTTTCTTGTGCTTTTGTTATTAGTCACATTCTATGTAGACTCTTGAATAGGAGATGGAACAACGCATGAAGTAGTCAATCAACTATAgagatttttgttttatgtcaTATTATATGTCATGAATGGTGTAAAGTTACTGCTAGATAGTTATTTTTAACAGTTTCTTTGTTTCAAATAATGTGGATAATTTGTCATTTTATTACATCAAATACTTACTTATCACGTATGTGATATGTCATCTCATATGATGGCTAGGACTAGAAATGAACTTGTGATATACGATACACCAAACACCATAGTGAGGCATTTGACAAATCACTTTTTGTGATGTGGTTTccattttgttattaaaaaggAACTGGAATAAGATAGGGTCGAGGATTTCAACTCCCAAggtattacgagtatataatttaagaaaTGGGACAACAATATGCAACCAAGATTATAGTTGTGGATTCGTAACTTTTGACTAGACTTAAAAACCTGATTTTTAACCTGTGACTTGAATTATAAGAGTCAGGACATTTTTATATActacataatattatataattatatatatgtgacgtacttataaacaaaatataagttagaCAGTGACGGAACCAGGATTCCGAGTAACCCGTAGCACAAAAATTTCAACACTACCATCTGTTCATGCAAAGTAACATTAATTACTAGATTGTTACGATTTTTAAGCATTCTTTAACAATTTTTCActatttttagcattttataaaagttttagcaATTTTGTTGGTTTTTAGTTCCCGTTTAGCTACTAAAATACATATCTATAAGCTTGTAGCTATAAAAATCATTCAAAAGATTAGAGTCATCCACATAGACCGGTATCCCAAATTTCGTTAACCCGTAGCACCAATGAAAAAATCaaagtattttgaaaaaatttacgCTACGTGGGTTGAGCAGACCCGTAGCCCAGGCTACCCCTTTGCTATATGTAATTCCGCCCCTGCAGTTAGAATATCTTAATACAttacaaaatattacataatcgATACTTTTGAGACGTAAATTTACCGTTTATCTTTAAATTCGtactaaaagaataaaaaatacatatataacatgcaaaataatgtaactatgaatatatatatatatatatatataaccatattaTTAGTTTACAACAATCATAAGTTTGCGACTCGTATTGACTTGTTTAAATTTATACcacgactcgtaagagtcaagaGAAAAAAGAGTCACCCAGCGAGTCGTCTCGTTCTTGGTGTAAactgactcgactcgtaagagttgaCTTATGACTCGTAAGACTCTAACAACTATGCCCAGGATACCAAAGAAAATActaattgttattgttatacaTTACTAGCCTGGTGCTTGCGCGTTGCGACGGCTAGAAGGTGAAAACGATATAAAACATGTGTGAGataagatgatgataataattgcAAACCAAACACTTATATAATCCGTAAAAATTACCATGATATTgacaacaaaagaaagaaacttgaaagtttattaattagaatagtttaaaaaataacatagtttattttaattccaacaaatacaatttttatagtGAGCATTTTTGAGGAGCATCATGAtgtgtataatataataatattggtAATGTGTATTTTGTTTGGTTATAATATGAAAGTTTTATGATGAATGAAAGGGGTTTATATAAAACTTGGTAATGGTAATGTGTATTTTGTTTATGGGAGTTATTGTTAAATGATTATCAAAACAATAAAGAggtatttgaaaaaaatttaattgtGGTTGCATTGGATAAGTGGTCAAACGGGTGGTAAGAATGTGTGCATGCAAAtcgtatattttattttgaagatTGTATTTTAGCAACAAAATGGTTCAATCATTGTGTATATTGTCTCTCATATTACCTTTACGGGGAGTGATAAATTTACAACAAGTTTtttgccatctacaacaataaacattttatacagttatacattGTGCAGTATATTATGTacgtttgttgtagatggcaaaAAATTGATGTTGATATATCATTCCCCTACCTTTATAACATGAATGTGACTAATAAATTAAATCCTAATTAACCCCATATTTTAGACAACAAAGTTAGGTAGAGGATGAAATACGAATGGGGAAAAGAAAGTataagaattttatttttaaataagagtattttgtgaagaaaaaatacatttaatctCTTAATTCTATATATGTACATCTCTGGTTGTAATCACAAATACCACCCCCTTTTAGCATGTTTTAAAGTATCGTACTGTGAAATAACTTTGATGATAGTTGGCTAAAAAAGTGATATATGGATTTTATacaaataaggaaaatgataatcaTCATTAGTAGTTTATTACATTCGTAAAAATTAAGATATTATACATTAAAACCCCCTCTTTAAAAATTCTCACATAACAaagtacaaacattaatgcacTCATAAGAGTTGTCATTAGTAattaagtaagtaactgctcaatgtcgtcttctacgggttttgagccccaatacctcgacggtgtatggtggaggttaagatgtaggcagaccttacctctacctaaatagagaggctgcttccggatctacctaaatggtagaaaaggtcctccaacctttgcatgggatgaggatcgaacccatacctttgtctccagaggcaagggtgtttaccactgatccaattATACTGCTTAGAGTTGTCATTGGATAAGTGTGTAAAATGATATTAATTGTTCACACTCAAGAAgagtgtgaaagttaatttataacatatcatacttttaagtgtaaaaatacttcacatttgttcacacttttaagtgttaacattttgtttacagtgtgaaaaaattataactgttaaaatttattcacacttttaaatttaattttttttctatacatttttatatgtgattaagttcataaatttttttacactttttataaccaaatgtaaacaaatacaaatttttttttttttagtgatatGTTTTTGGCCTCGCGTGGAGTGTGTACAAAATTCAAAAAGTATAGCAAGTGGATAAgttgtttcaaaaaataattttaagaaaGTTAAACAAAAAGCCATCGAGTCATAGTTTCGGTTAATGAGGATGTTTGAAAAGTTAAAAGCCCACTTTAGTTATGATTTGATAATGACAAACAATTAGGCAAAATGATTgaatatacattatattatattggaTCGACCTCATCCACAGATTGTGCATATATGATAAATCTATCGACTATTTTCGTGATTTACACTATTTGTAACGCACAACTTGTCATATGTCCCGATTTCCGAATTCAATTCTACAAAACACACGTGATGCATTGATGGTTTTCAAGAAGAATGGTTTTTCATTAATAAGAGTTTATAACACGACTCTTATATGATCTTTTCAACAAGTCTTATGATATAAGATTAGCTCACTTGACATGTCAATGTTTCGTACCGTTACATATTTAAGTAACATATCTCCGATGCagtattcatattcatattcactAGCTTCTCTTCTAATGAATCTATTAGATTGGAAGAAAATGAAGCTAGATATCCTCCGCGTTCATTACATTTCACCTTTTTTTCTACTAGCTTTGTACATACTCAAATTCATCCAACATATTCGtatatatttcttcttttcagtTTTCAGAAATATTTGATTGTTATATATGCGAAATAATATATGGATTATTTGTTTCTAAAAGTATTCCATtcttattttgaatattcaacttaaaaaaaacttttaacctATATAAATATGAATCTTTTAAATTCATCTAGCATGAATACCCATTTCTATTATAACTGTTTTCCCATAAATGAAATTTCATGTACCTCCAGGATTGAAtcataacttttatattttaatgcGAGGAGTTAAGATACCTCAAGTTTAAATAGTAAAGTTGGAATTAACTTTAGAGCTAGGATCTCTATTCGTACCTTAGCATCCAATTTCCATCCCAGCGCCCATGTAAGTGTCTACGTCAGCTATCGGCCAAACTTCATCTTCTCCAGTCAAACTTTATTTTTTCGGGCAAATACTCTATTCTTTTAGACGAACTTTTATTCTTTCGGGTAGAACAATTGTTTTTCGACTGTCAAAACTCTTTATATTTCTGGCGTTCAAGAGTGAAGACCCACCATTAATTACCTCATTTGTTTCATACTATTGGTAAAATGTAAAGTAGATGCTTTTAACTCTTAATTATACCGAGCTTTTTAGAAGCATCTTCAATGGTCAagctattaaataaaaactttttataactAAGCTATTCATAAAGTTATTTTTTCAATGgttaaagttggaaaaaaaaagacttttacatatttattttcattataaaacAATGAAGTGAGATCGATAATGCTAAATTTTACCAATGACTTGAGGATCATTAACCTACTGcgcataaaaaaattttctcctataaaaaaatttataaaaaaactcttttaaataatataataataagctTTATAAAGGACTTTATAAAATAGCTTTATTGGAGATGCCGATGTCGAATATAGAACCCCCTCCCCCGAACAAGGGTGCCGAAATTTCTATTATATTATCTTCTTTATtgctttattatattaattaaataaaattaaaacatactAACACCCCACCCTCAAATTACTATAAATTGATATGCGAAAAGGAAATGATATTTGCAGTACGGAGTAACAAATTCACCAAAATCATTATTTCATATATACGATATATTGTAATAATTGTACATTGTGATATGTAACATAAATCTGCGGTACCATTGTCACATATCAGAACCTAGCTAACTTTTATTATTTCGTACGTCAAGTTAACaaacttttccttttttttttctttctagaaAGAAATAATATACAGAAGATGGTAGTGGTTTGTTGGGTCCAACAAGTGAATGTAGGCTTTCCAAACCAATGCTTGTGTAGGCATTATAGGCTTACTTGTTGTGGATTGTATGTATTGAGGAGGTATGGCTTCGATCTTTGGTTGTGAAAACTCTTTTTCTTCAatcaattcaaatatatatcacAATCTCAATGTGAATctgcttttatatatttttttgatgatGAACAACAACTATCATGACCCATCAATTAATCTTTTTATAAGGCCACAATTGTCTCATCCACTCCTTTGTGGAGATGAACCATCATATGTCCCCTACTCTTTTACCTCATCATTTACGTAATGCTCCTAGAACATTGAATCATACTATAATGTGAATGTTCTGGTTTGAACTTTTATGGTGGATCCAATTAGTCTTTATCAAACGATTGGGATTTAACGCTATAATTGAAAGATTATATGGAAGGTAATTTGTGATGAAGCATGAGTGACTTTTGTACATGGTATTCTAGTCTTTGTAGGTCAAGTATAATAGCGGAACTTGAACATTTTCTTTGTGGGGTCGATAATGTACACGAATGAAAAAATAGCCTAGATACCTAAAAATCATCCTTAATATACACGTGGATACCAAATTTTTTCTGAGCTTTCACAAAATACTCTTAAAATCGCAAATCAGGCTGGAGCTTAGCAAAATCGCAAGTAGGGCTTGCGATTTCGCCAAAATCACAAAGACGTCTAGCGAATCGGATTGGTAGCTTTGTGAATCTACATGCTTACaaatccatatatatagatacaaaattttaaaattcttacaaatcttaaaaaaaataaaaatttaaattacatTTACACTTGTGGAGTTTTATTATATAGAGTTTCCAAGTATTGAATTGCAATGAATGAATGATCAACCTGACCTCTTTCTTAATGACACGAGAACAAACGAGAGGTTTACACTTTACATGATTAAATGATATTCGAGAGCTCTATGAGAAACTTGTGGAAATAAATCAACATGGAATTTCTGATCATGTCTACTTACTTTTAAGCTAATTAACTAGTACTCATCCTTCTAGTGGTGACCAATCTTTTGAATGCCGGTATATACCGGTTGGTATTACAGATAATACGGTATCGAAAGATATTCCGGTATAACTAGTTTGATATTTTGTCCGGCATTTTCATTATTCATTGCCGTCAGTATTTCCGGTTTTGTAAAActggtttttcatttttttgaattttttaaaattatttttatgatactttaatgttattttttgttgtttgtaaactttataacttatattttgttatgaaatacctatttctTATTACTTTTGAATTTTGAGTAGATTGTAATTGTGATTTGATTATTTTCGTcaaattataacaagttttgtagcATACTAGTAAATATGGTACTGAGTACCATACCGGTACAACTAAAATACTGATATTCAAAACATTGGTTGTGACTACTGAAATGTGACATATTTAAGAATTTAATGttattgtttgttgtttgtaaactttacaacttatattttgttatgaaatacctatttctTATTATTTGAGTGGACTGTAATtgcattttgattatttttgtcaaattataacaagttttgtagcATACTAGTAAATACGGTACTGAGTACTATACTGGTACAACTAAAATATTGATATTCAAAACATTAGTTGTGACTACTGAAATGAAAAgggtttattccataaaaaagtaacttatttacacgaaattcctattaaaggtaacctattttgttttcgtctatttaaaggatcctattttcaaaaaattcctaataaagggtatatcgttagtttttgacagacggggCTCAttaagtgccacgtcaccgatgtcacgtcatcaattttgatgatgtgggacttgactttgaccggcctaatttcaatatatatatatgagtcggttaaagtcaagtgccacatcatcaaaactgatgacgtggcatcggtgacgtgacacttaacgagctacgtctgtcaaaaactaacgatataccctttattaggaattttttgaaaataagatcctttaaataaacgaaaacaaaataagttacctttaataggaatttcatgtaaataggttacctttttatgaaattttcccaaatgaaaataacattttcagcaATGACATATTTAAGAACAAGCTGTGTAATAAAATGAGTGATCAGTTTTATATGATTCTTTAgtcacttttataaaaaaagatattttctaTAAAAGTAGTGATATTAAGATTTTGGACGTTTTCAAACTTTAAATTCTGGTCGAGGATAGTTATTATGAATGAACAAGTATATGTAAATATACTATGTAATTAAGTACTATTAGTTTATTTTCGTACACTTATtgagtttttaacttttgagtTTTATGTTTTTGACTATGGtgttcattaaataaaaaaaaaaaaacaaagaaagtcCAAACAAAAATGCGATAGTTGTACTTATATGATCTAAAATGTTATTAATTTTAAGGAAATGGTAaatccttttttaaaaaataaccctaattatcctttaaaaatttaattatatataaatcaatggataaaatttaaagaatgaataaatggataatacatgtttatattttaagattATTAGAAAGTTTATTAGGTTAACATCTGAAAAATTCTTATTATTTTCCTTGATTTTAATGTTTCATTTAAGTCATTGACTCACTAAACGTTAAAAATCATTGACTCACTAAAGCaacattaaatatttattgGGTAGGGAGGGTTCACTAGCTAAAGAAAGCCCCTGCCTATCAAacgcttttatatatatatatggttagcTAACAAAAGggaaagctaaaaaaaatagatagcCCGATCCATGAGAAGCCAAGAGCCACGTTCAAGCTCTTCTTGTGCAGCTTGCAAGTTCATGAAAAGGAGGTGCACCCCTCACTGCCTCTTTGCACCTTATTTTCGAGGCGACGAGCCCAAAAAGTTCGTCAAGGTTCACAAGGTCTTTGGTGCTAGCAATGTTACTAAGATATTAAATGAAGTCCCCGAACCACAAAGACAAGATGCGGTGAATTCACTTGTGTTCGAGGCCGAGGAACGACTCAAAGACCCTGTGTATGGATGTATAGGTGCAATTGCATCTTTGCAAGATAAGATGTTTCAGCTTCAGCATGATCTAGCCGTGGCTAAAGCCCGGCTAGCTCGATGCTCTAACTATTCTAAAACATCTTATGCTTCTTGTTCTACTGACTCACCATTGTTGATGCTGGATGGTGATTTTGGTATCACGTCGCTAGACGACTTTGTGATGGATCACGGTGGGTTGATGACTGAATTTCGTGATCAACACTCTTTTCCACAACTCTAAATAGTGACGTTATTTTAGGAGTTGATGACATGATATCTTATCTTTTATGTGCCAAGGACTTCTATGAGACTAATGTTGTAGATCTTCAAGTTAATTGTCTCttacatattaattattattaagggGTTCAAAATCAGgcataaaacttatattttatgttgttttaaaGCAATTTCAATGGCTCTTGATGAGTTTGTTGTAATGTAATTATTGGTCTTGAAAAATTTGCCATAGAGATGCTTATTCTTCTTACTTTTCGTTGTCTCCCTTTCTTGTGCTTGCAAATGCAATTGTGCTCTTCTATGCATAAAGCAATCAATACTTGTTATTTAGATAGTTTGTTTTGCATCGATCAGTAATCATTACGAAATTAtataatatcaaaaatattttgttaatgcTGTATATTGGGTTAAAAAAACTAACTCATGATTGGTCCTACTGACTGGTATCACGGCCAATACGAGAAATAATAAATCAGGTAAGTCTATGATAAAAGATACATACAAAGATTTAAACCCTTGACCTACCTgttatgtattatgtatataagtATTACGAACGCAAATTGGAGATAAAACCGTTAGATAGttaatatcttaatcttaatcttaatcttatcttaatatatattatatgaaagttgaactaatgacttattaactaatcaaatcgctcaatttcatcaaattgactttcgtttatgtcatcatttagattaactataaattaaaaatcataataatcattatccaaatatattattatattggtatttatattaatttgtataaaaattctcattaatttacatttttttgttttccatcaataatttacagtTTTTAACCCttaatactttatttatatttatttttagccataacttgagagaattttttaaattttacaatcatttaattattttcaaaaaaatcaacatatgaaatattgtatataaaaaactattttaaaacctaatgacttattaacaaatattccaaatattagattagatttttataaattataaatcttaatatttagtttaatatttaacatAATTACAACTTGAATTGTAGATACatatctcaaacataataacagatgacgatatacaacattcttatcctaaacacaataggaatcacagaacatgagacgatcacagaacaaaacacgatttacaacggaaggttacttgaatactaaatccaaatcaatatgaactctattcaagattcattctatctctcaatcaaaaaggtacataattttttttatatattagttttgtttattaatgtttgaagttacaattgtcactcaaatcaagagtcctaattgttatcaaagaatatgaaaacaattctaattgttatcCAATTATTATCGGACAagtaattgaaaataaacctatgcgtgttatggttcacaacttcacatcatgatcaagtacatatacttgaatgtcaagtgcTAATTCTTAATTGAGCACAactggttttaaaaaattatattatagagaaattattatagtaTGTGCCTTATGGAATGACTATGACAAATAATTCCATCAAAatgtcttagctaataatgatagtgacaaacctatgattattgtactatatcttcaaaattataagtttttatgacttaaatgtatgaagatctaattttaataatataataaactcgTGTGCAGGTTGGActcgggtctaaaatctagtttgtGATTATAAGCATTAACTTTTATCATTGGCAAAATAAGTTATTAAATTCAATGACTTGTTAATCATAAGTAAAGATTatgattaactataaattattcGATTGTACGTAATAAACTACCTCTTAACATTTGCTTTTGAATTAACTATAGTGCTAAAGGTGGGGGGAGGGCTtgcccactcctcccctccccctccccgattttttttctcctcccctccccgattGCTAGGAGCACCTTGCCACtccccctcccctccccacccttttctatttaatttcatttctatttatttttaagactaaaacattttatttcataaattcaaactaatacaaatattaaatataaaacaaacaacaaaataaaacatcaaactacaatattaaacgaaacgacaacacaatacataaataaactagcgatcgatgcccggggatgaatgtgcgatgaatatggtcaatgagatccatctTAAGATCCTCGTGAACGTTTGGGTTCTGTATCTCAAACAGTCGTTCATCCGATGGCTGTGGCGCAACCGGGGGATCTGGAATGTAATCAGGACTTATAGCGTGGTCCtcgtcttttaaaatcatgttgtgaAGAATACGACACGCATACATAATCTTACGGATGGGggtttcttccatttgttgtgtcggttctctaagtattttccatttttttttataataccaaaAGCTCGCTCCACATCCTTCCTTGCAGCCTCCTGTACCTTAGCATATCGAATCCTTTTCTCACCGGTTGGATGGGAAATCGTTTTCACAAACATCGCATATCTTGGGTAGATCCCATCCACGAGATAATGTGGGTACTGATATTCGGTTCCATTTACAGTGAAAGGAACCAACGGTGCTGTGCCGTcttcaaaaggattgaacaaaggagattggttcaacacattaatgtcgttATTTGAACTAGCAACACCAAAGTATGCGTGCCAAATCCAACAATCCTGTGATGCAACTGCTTCAAGCGATATCGTCGGCCCGTGATGATCACCTCGCGTGTACTGGCCACGCCAAGCTACTGGACAATTATCCCAAGCccagtgtgtacaatcaagactccctATAAACACATTTATTAAACCGAAAATATTAACTAagctacgtaatatatatatatatatatacattattaactaaactacgtaatatatatatatatatatattaagtaaagataTACCTAACATGTCGGGGAAACCATGATAAGAcgcatgatgatcaagaatgcGTCGCGTATCAGTACGCGTTGGCCTACGCAATATTCATGCCGATATAACTTAATGACTCCATCACAAAAAGCATTAAGGGTGTCACGTGACGATCTTTCCGACATATTTAGGTAATCATCTAAACTGTCGGGATTACTACCGTATCCTAACTGGCGAACTGCAGATGTGCATCTCTGTAAAGGCGAAAATCCCCATTTACCACGAGCGTCGATCTTCctttgaaaaaaactaaaattgttttctaAATCTGAAGCTATCTTCACAAACAACCGTCTACTCATACGAAACCGTTgtctaaaaaaagtctcattaaattTCGGCTCCTCGGCAAAATAATCTCGAAAAAGACGGTTGTGAGACTCACCACGATCGTCGCGTCTTGTATACGTTCTTGAAGAGGAGGCAGTATCACGGACATCCTGTTGAATCGCATAATGCGCCATTGTGAATAGATTAATAAACCGTTCCGTCTCGTCGGATGAACTCGAGTCCGATTGGAAATTTGGGGGTGTTGGGTCGTGATTGTCAAGAAATAaaggattgttgaagaaagggttcatgattccgaaaatatagatatatgtgtgtgtgatttgtgtgttgaaagaaaaaaaacgaaGTGCagcaagaaagaaagaagaaagaaagaagaaggaaaagagagagagagagaggcgTTTGATGTGGGCctcatgtgtttttttttgtaacggTCGAATTCAAAGGCACGAGATCCGGCACCACACTCCCCACTACGCTCCCCTCCCCACCGGTACCGGAGGGTCGGAGCGGTGTTCCATCCGGTACCGACCCGGTACCGACCCGGTACCGGTCCCCTCCCCATAcgactccgtccaccctaattAAAGGCTATCCTT includes the following:
- the LOC122585091 gene encoding LOB domain-containing protein 21; the encoded protein is MRSQEPRSSSSCAACKFMKRRCTPHCLFAPYFRGDEPKKFVKVHKVFGASNVTKILNEVPEPQRQDAVNSLVFEAEERLKDPVYGCIGAIASLQDKMFQLQHDLAVAKARLARCSNYSKTSYASCSTDSPLLMLDGDFGITSLDDFVMDHGGLMTEFRDQHSFPQL
- the LOC122589057 gene encoding uncharacterized protein LOC122589057, encoding MNPFFNNPLFLDNHDPTPPNFQSDSSSSDETERFINLFTMAHYAIQQDVRDTASSSRTYTRRDDRGESHNRLFRDYFAEEPKFNETFFRQRFRMSRRLFVKIASDLENNFSFFQRKIDARGKWGFSPLQRCTSAVRQLGYGSNPDSLDDYLNMSERSSRDTLNAFCDGVIKLYRHEYCVGQRVLIRDAFLIIMRLIMVSPTWSLDCTHWAWDNCPVAWRGQYTRGDHHGPTISLEAVASQDCWIWHAYFGVASSNNDINVLNQSPLFNPFEDGTAPLVPFTVNGTEYQYPHYLVDGIYPRYAMFVKTISHPTGEKRIRYAKVQEAARKDVERAFDEDHAISPDYIPDPPVAPQPSDERLFEIQNPNKSTIAFASTRKGDNEK